One Tetrapisispora phaffii CBS 4417 chromosome 3, complete genome DNA segment encodes these proteins:
- the TRS23 gene encoding TRAPP subunit TRS23 (similar to Saccharomyces cerevisiae TRS23 (YDR246W); ancestral locus Anc_8.476): protein MAIQTLLIINKSGGLIYHRNYAGEKNGLNSNDYLILASTLHSVFAIASQLTPQAVQLNAKRSSNSTDNNFSKGGEKIPYIPYVGMNANDSNNTTNKLNKLGSFMGDDYFKESFVSWNKGGLRQLSTDHFTMFIYQTMTGMKFVAISSSVLRNTADPSHSGKSNTTANANGIQNSTTISYSTAQNSSSDYNSNSSNLQVQIADNFLRKIYCIYSDYVMKDPFYSLEMPIKSELFDKKVKQMVSNLE, encoded by the coding sequence ATGGCAATTCAAACATTACTGATAATTAACAAATCCGGTGGGTTAATCTACCATAGAAATTATGCAGGTGAGAAAAATGGCCTAAATAGCAacgattatttaattcttgCGAGTACCTTACACAGTGTATTTGCGATTGCTAGTCAACTTACACCTCAGGCAGTTCAATTAAATGCTAAAAGATCAAGTAACAGTACAGATAATAACTTCTCAAAAGGTGGTGAAAAAATTCCATATATACCATATGTTGGCATGAATGCAAATGACTCAAATAACACAACAAATAAGCTGAACAAGTTAGGTAGTTTTATGGGAGATGattatttcaaagaatCATTTGTCAGCTGGAATAAAGGTGGTTTAAGACAATTGAGTACAGATCACTTCactatgtttatatatcaaaCCATGACCGGTATGAAATTTGTGGCAATAAGTTCTAGTGTTTTACGTAATACAGCAGATCCATCACACTCTGGTAAATCAAATACCACAGCAAATGCTAACGGCATACAAAACAGTACAACTATTTCTTATAGCACTGCACAAAACAGTAGCAGTGattataattcaaattcatcaaatttaCAAGTTCAAATAgctgataattttttaagaaaaatttattgtatatatagTGATTATGTCATGAAAGATCCATTCTATTCATTAGAAATGCCAATTAAATCAGAAttgtttgataaaaaaGTTAAACAAATGGTATCCAATTTGGAATAG
- the TPHA0C01810 gene encoding uncharacterized protein (similar to Saccharomyces cerevisiae VHS1 (YDR247W) and SKS1 (YPL026C); ancestral locus Anc_8.477) translates to MSTANSHDDNSKYLNNYKFIGIIGSGASGVVYKVLNVINNKYYAIKVVLNNTVIRDKQNLLDSIFNDYFENDKYNTHNEKLKNRMILNSINFHYYLTNEFNYGIKKEISNQLKVHKHKHIISVIDIYNYQITNYYNIKNTNVTFIIYDYIEMDLFTAIVEKQIFQNATDTTLIKKIFIQICRAVKYCHENGIYHCDLKPENILVDIENEHAYLCDFGLSTTEKSLCDTQSIGSTFYMAPERVIDYETIYKSAVTKSSPTYSCDIWSLGIILTNIVCSCNLWNLPDPKKDQFFKSYMTNKSVLLDYIEVSTSFYQLLTLILEPDPLKRYGIDDIIESVRNIRSFTQHGKYANVDIYDIIDDDTVNEEEIYDTDFSNGLVSHDSSETMVSLQHNDTNDKEGVFYGGQGVTVLRRPTLQHSSAPFNGNGQAITI, encoded by the coding sequence ATGTCGACAGCTAATTCGCATGAcgataattcaaaatatttaaataattataaatttattggtATTATTGGCTCGGGTGCATCAGGCGTGGTATATAAAGTTCTAAAcgttattaataataaatattatgcCATAAAAGTTGTATTGAATAATACAGTCATCAGAgataaacaaaatttattagattcCATCTTTaatgattattttgaaaatgataaatataatactcataatgaaaaattgaaaaataggatgattttaaattcaatcaattttcattattatttaacaaaCGAATTCAATTATGGtatcaaaaaagaaatttcaaatcagTTGAAAGTACATAAACACAAACACATCATTTCGgttattgatatttataattatcaaatcacaaattattataatattaaaaatactaATGTTacattcattatttatgatTATATTGAGATGGATTTGTTCACTGCCATCGTCGAGAAAcaaattttccaaaatgCAACTGATACAACtttgattaaaaaaatatttattcaaatttgtaGAGCTGTTAAATATTGTCATGAAAATGGTATTTATCATTGTGATTTGAAACCAGAAAATATTCTAGTTGATATAGAAAATGAACATGCTTATTTATGTGACTTTGGTTTATCAACTACAGAGAAAAGTTTGTGTGATACACAATCAATCGGTAGTACTTTCTATATGGCCCCAGAGAGAGTTATTGACTATGAAACCATATACAAATCTGCGGTCACTAAATCATCCCCTACTTATAGTTGCGATATTTGGTCATTGGGGATCATTCTAACAAATATCGTATGCTCATGTAATTTATGGAATTTACCGGATCCAAAGAAAGatcaattctttaaatcatACATGACTAACAAATCAGTTTTGTTAGATTACATCGAAGTATCAACTAGCTTCTACCAATTACTAACTTTGATATTAGAACCCGATCCTTTGAAGAGGTATGGGATCGATGATATTATCGAATCCGTACGAAATATAAGGAGTTTTACACAGCACGGTAAGTACGCCAATGTTGATATATACGATATAATTGACGATGATACAGTCAATGAGGAAGAAATCTATGACAcagatttttcaaatggTTTGGTTTCACACGATTCATCAGAAACTATGGTTAGTTTACAACATAACGACACCAACGACAAGGAGGGGGTATTCTATGGTGGCCAAGGTGTCACAGTTTTAAGAAGACCAACTCTACAGCATAGCAGTGCACCATTCAACGGGAATGGCCAAGCAATAACAATTTAA
- the TRM44 gene encoding tRNA (uracil) methyltransferase (similar to Saccharomyces cerevisiae YPL030W; ancestral locus Anc_8.481) — MTESKSKSQRDQFITKINEPSILGSEWYCMYETDTKVNFLREHFETAMMNVIREPNINSTAVLRADILKEIKYENSKTDDKIDHNEEITIDNTNNEDFNISVADSKQTNILDMELRIPQLSEELDFHTFLGIVRRMVPRNPYKDALINQTCLMMESPVRYPESSLVIYTPHLDKKDDCPFYIPAVKNVAILFHEEHLSVHYLFFSDEQMKQLIQDESERIVRTAWRLLQTAYKHSRGVMQGYEKRVNHDQVVDKVKFQNQYITIKKKYSQFLVENWKESTDPKKHVFEDIAIAAFLLELWNKIYGPDFKNKMQFRDLGCGNGVLCYILIEEGCKGIGIDARHRKSWAMYPTTVRKCLKEQVIVPSVLLRPHPDLKKNNPYLTHNNNLFPVKMTSQDLIAPATVLFTSEDLLNSPQVNATEFPTDTFVIGNHSDELTCWIPLLGYNFMIIPCCSHNFSGQKIRFNVRKQPKPDKQASSDKNASSSKISNSTYAGLVDHVCYISEKVGWKIEKEMLRIPSTRNAAIIGYKNDKLSEFPTQEVYDMLQEDGGPSGWIHNTMQLMKKNPRNH; from the coding sequence ATGACGGAGTCTAAATCTAAATCACAAAGAGATCAATTTATTACCAAAATAAATGAACCTAGTATTCTGGGTAGCGAGTGGTACTGTATGTACGAAACTGATACCAAGGTCAACTTTTTAAGAGAACATTTTGAAACTGCTATGATGAACGTTATTCGTGAACctaatattaattcaaCAGCAGTTTTAAGAGCAGATATTTTGAAGGAGattaaatatgaaaatagtaaaacggatgataaaatagatcataatgaagaaataaCAATTGACAATACTAATAATGAAgactttaatatttcagtAGCCGATTCAAAACAAACTAATATATTGGATATGGAACTCAGGATTCCACAATTAAGTGAAGAGCTTGATTTTCATACATTTTTGGGTATTGTAAGGCGTATGGTCCCAAGAAATCCATATAAAGATGCATTGATTAATCAAACTTGTTTAATGATGGAAAGTCCTGTAAGATACCCAGAAAGTTCTTTGGTCATTTACACACCACATCTTGATAAAAAAGATGATTGTCCATTTTATATCCCAGCTGTTAAGAATGTAGCTATTTTGTTCCATGAAGAACACCTCTCtgttcattatttattttttagtGATGAACAAATGAAACAATTGATACAAGATGAATCAGAAAGAATCGTAAGAACAGCTTGGAGATTATTACAAACAGCATACAAGCACTCGCGGGGTGTTATGCAAGGTTATGAAAAAAGAGTTAATCATGACCAAGTAGTAGATAAAGTTAAGTTCCAAAATCAATACATCacaattaagaaaaaataCTCACAATTTTTAGTAGAAAATTGGAAAGAATCTACTGACCCAAAAAAGCATGTTTTCGAAGATATCGCTATTGCAGCATTTTTGCTTGAACTTTGGAATAAGATATATGGTCCTgactttaaaaataaaatgcaATTCAGAGATTTAGGATGCGGCAATGGTGTGCTGtgttatattttaattgagGAAGGATGTAAAGGTATTGGTATTGATGCAAGACATCGAAAATCTTGGGCGATGTATCCAACTACTGTTCGGAAATGTCTAAAGGAACAAGTAATTGTTCCATCTGTATTATTACGTCCTCATCCAGATctgaaaaaaaacaacCCATACTTGACgcataataataatctaTTTCCGGTTAAGATGACATCTCAAGATTTAATTGCACCAGCAACAGTCCTTTTTACAAGTGAGGATTTGTTAAACTCTCCGCAAGTTAATGCTACGGAATTTCCAACTGATACCTTTGTCATTGGTAACCATTCTGATGAATTAACCTGTTGGATTCCACTATTAGGTTACAACTTTATGATTATTCCTTGTTGTTCCCACAATTTCTCTGGTCAAAAAATTAGATTCAATGTTAGAAAACAACCAAAACCAGATAAGCAAGCTTCGTCTGATAAAAATGCAAGCAGTAGTAAAATATCCAATAGTACATATGCTGGATTAGTAGATCATGTTTGTTACATTTCTGAGAAAGTAGGCTGGAAGATAGAAAAGGAAATGTTGCGTATCCCAAGTACTAGAAATGCTGCTATCATAGGTTACAAAAATGACAAGCTTTCTGAATTTCCAACACAAGAAGTTTATGATATGTTACAAGAAGACGGTGGTCCTTCTGGTTGGATTCATAACACAATgcaattaatgaaaaaaaatcCAAGAAACCATTAG
- the PHO85 gene encoding cyclin-dependent serine/threonine-protein kinase PHO85 (similar to Saccharomyces cerevisiae PHO85 (YPL031C); ancestral locus Anc_8.482): MSSSSSQFKQLEKLGNGTYATVYKGLNKTTGIFVALKEVKLDSEEGTPSTAIREISLMKELKHENIVRLYDVIHTENKLTLVFEYMDKDLKNYMDSRTSGNSTRGLELSLVKYFQWQLFEGVTFCHENKILHRDLKPQNLLINNKGQLKLGDFGLARAFGIPVNTFSTEVVTLWYRAPDVLMGSRSYSTSIDMWSCGCILAEMITGKPLFPGTNDEEQLKLIFDIMGTPDEQLWPAVTSLPKYNRNLPKKEPKDLKKLLQAHTKEIVDDQVIDLVTGLLQLNPDARLTAKQALHHPWFGEYYQQQ, encoded by the coding sequence AtgtcatcatcatcttctcAATTTAAGcaattagaaaaattgGGTAACGGTACCTATGCCACTGTTTATAAAGGGTTGAATAAGACTACCGGTATATTTGTAGCTTTAAAAGAAGTCAAACTGGATTCAGAAGAAGGTACACCATCGACTGCTATCCGTGAAATTTCTTTGATGAAAGAATTGAAACATGAGAATATTGTGAGATTATATGATGTTATACAtactgaaaataaattgacGTTAGTTTTTGAATACATGGAtaaagatttaaagaattatatGGATTCGAGAACATCCGGTAATTCTACTAGAGGGTTAGAATTAAGTTTAGTCAAATATTTCCAATGGCAATTATTTGAAGGTGTTACATTTTGTCATGAAAACAAGATCTTACATCGTGATTTAAAACCACagaatttattaataaataataaaggGCAATTGAAATTAGGTGATTTTGGTTTAGCGCGTGCTTTTGGTATCCCAGTAAACACTTTTTCTACTGAAGTGGTTACTCTTTGGTATAGAGCTCCAGATGTCTTGATGGGATCAAGATCATATTCTACTTCTATTGATATGTGGTCTTGTGGCTGTATCTTGGCTGAAATGATAACAGGTAAACCTCTCTTCCCAGGTACAAATGACGAAGAACAgttgaaattgatttttgatattatgGGGACTCCTGATGAACAGTTGTGGCCAGCTGTTACATCGTTAccaaaatataatagaaaTTTACCTAAGAAAGAACCAAAGGacttgaaaaaattattacaagCTCATACTAAGGAGATAGTTGATGATCAAGTGATTGATTTAGTAACTGGATTACTACAATTGAATCCTGATGCAAGATTAACTGCCAAACAGGCATTGCACCATCCCTGGTTTGGGGAATATTACcaacaacaataa
- the SVL3 gene encoding Svl3p (similar to Saccharomyces cerevisiae PAM1 (YDR251W) and SVL3 (YPL032C); ancestral locus Anc_8.484) translates to MASSSLNVLIFCNNPNVLLYASRFQLAKSIKLFHINNSSSNLFEIETFNYGREQVDMKNHFSSVQAMKDELNDSSLVFDMVIFSANSLQDISSISSQMKSVINSNTKIIIESSGFIQLEPFIRMSTDIPASNVFSIITDFDIREVAPNEFKQFPNSNNSLVNTLYLGCTKPNQIILLMPNITKNIITLLETFERLFKKLFPHDNIDLCDFVENNFLTQQWIFALPKICFDPLLVIFDEQTPKQLTNQILAKHLISGLVTELIAVSKAMGAKLPSSMSTESNLINYWENLYPQKDDIPSLVFNFINVFSSLSTDVLLLQPILLADDSGIKTPYLEFLYSVFCQYEKINKGESKWFMRINNSNDNKEKIQKLSIERDDLRNDITKLNEILASKDRELGIAKNMELQNKNEVTVLQREVSTLKSELANQSRSYKNEISELLSLQNQQQLQQKEHLERLENQTNDSFSKDTSSSNLKKETQYKATGTPLINDFEDLAIYSYDSPTRDHTLSKDRTSMMPPSRNGNYSQSNSPAASLEEISASSPDPSIQKKELELKKRELELQERELDFQRRSMQQQQRLMMTTPVNSAPMNIPMNAPMNVPMNVPMNAPMNAPMKGQNNQLYGANNANRKLSHTQLQQPVNTRPIRSMYGASNSSGNFVDPIGSSMMNGMPGNYGNVHSQQGVKPTSRKNRNSTMPTLGHASSLGLSGMANQNNGQNQPRITSYSSSNLANQGRPRQKSQQQPPQQQPLQFTQTPNSYNNANRTNMPKSNKTNSFIIGNQQIGGGSNNNDSNYPQNSNDTNPNVSMSSVVHNPINSSNNNIANNSFSDFSKLQQASVPVLSVSTTPPALDKTVASLENDNQTDKASDNEKLPEKKKKFKLFGKKK, encoded by the coding sequence ATGGCATCATCAAGTTTAAACGTACTGATTTTTTGCAATAATCCAAATGTCCTATTATATGCTTCAAGATTTCAATTAGCGAAGAGTATTAAGCTATTTCATATTAATAACTCTAGTTccaatttatttgaaatagaAACATTTAATTATGGTAGAGAACAAGTAGATATGAAAAACCATTTCTCTTCGGTGCAAGCTATGAAGGACGAATTGAATGATTCAAGTTTAGTTTTTGATATGGTTATTTTCAGTGCAAACTCATTACAAGATATATCTTCTATTTCTAGTCAAATGAAATCGGTTATCAACtcaaatacaaaaattattattgaaagcAGTGGTTTCATTCAATTGGAACCATTCATCAGAATGTCAACTGATATTCCTGCTTCGAACGTTTTCAGTATCATAACTGATTTTGATATCAGAGAAGTTGCACCAAATGAGTTCAAACAATTTCCAAATTCCAACAATTCACTAGTAAATACTCTTTACTTAGGTTGTACTAAAccaaatcaaataattcttctaatgCCAAATATtactaaaaatatcattacattattagaaacatttgaaagattatttaaaaaattattcccacatgataatattgatttatgtGATTTTGTCGAAAATAACTTTTTAACTCAACAATGGATTTTTGCATTACCAAAAATATGTTTCGACCCATTATTGGTTATCTTTGATGAACAAACTCCAAAGCAATTGacaaatcaaattttaGCCAAACATCTAATATCTGGACTAGTAACTGAACTAATCGCTGTTTCTAAAGCAATGGGCGCAAAGTTGCCAAGTTCTATGAGTACCGAAAGTAATCTAATCAACTATTGGGAAAATTTATATCCGCAAAAAGATGACATTCCAAGTTtagttttcaattttattaatgtattttcatctttaaGCACGgatgttttattattacaacCTATTTTACTTGCTGATGATAGTGGTATCAAAACTCCATACTTGGagtttttatattctgtATTTTGTcaatatgaaaaaattaacaaagGTGAATCTAAATGGTTCATGAGAATTAACAATAGTAATGATAACAAAGAGAAAATCCagaaattatcaattgaaagaGACGATTTAAGAAATGAcataacaaaattaaacGAAATATTAGCATCAAAAGATAGGGAACTCGGTATAGCTAAGAATATGGAATTGCAAAACAAGAATGAAGTCACTGTTTTACAAAGAGAGGTTTCTACGTTAAAATCTGAATTAGCTAATCAATCTAGAAGTTATAAGAATGAAATCTCAGAATTGCTAAGCTTACAAAATCAACAGCAACTTCAGCAGAAAGAGCATTTAGAAAGATTAGAAAATCAAACAAATGATTCATTTTCTAAGGATACTAGCAGCAGTAACCTAAAGAAAGAAACTCAATATAAGGCGACTGGCACACCTTTAATTAATGATTTCGAAGATTTAGCAATTTATAGTTATGATTCACCAACAAGGGACCACACATTATCCAAAGATAGAACGTCTATGATGCCACCATCGAGAAATGGTAACTATTCTCAATCTAATTCTCCTGCTGCTTCTTTAGAAGAGATTTCAGCTTCTAGTCCAGACCCttcaattcaaaaaaaagaattagaacTGAAGAAAAGAGAACTTGAGTTACAAGAACGTGAATTAGATTTCCAAAGAAGATCCAtgcaacagcaacagcgCTTAATGATGACTACACCAGTTAACAGTGCACCAATGAACATACCAATGAACGCACCAATGAATGTACCAATGAACGTACCAATGAACGCGCCAATGAACGCACCAATGAAAGGTCAAAACAATCAATTATATGGTGCAAATAATGCAAACAGAAAACTTTCGCATACACAACTTCAACAACCTGTAAATACCAGACCAATTAGATCTATGTATGGTGCCTCCAACTCATCTGGTAATTTTGTTGATCCGATAGGTAGTAGCATGATGAACGGTATGCCAGGTAATTATGGAAATGTACATTCTCAACAAGGTGTTAAACCAACTAGTAGAAAGAACAGAAATAGTACTATGCCAACATTAGGCCATGCTTCGAGTCTCGGTTTAAGTGGAATGgcaaatcaaaataatggACAAAATCAACCAAGGATCACCTCATATTCATCCTCTAATTTAGCCAACCAGGGTAGACCAAGACAAAAATCACAACAGCAACCACCGCAACAGCAGCCTTTACAATTTACACAAACTCCAAATTCCTATAATAATGCTAACAGAACGAATATGCcaaaatctaataaaacTAATTCGTTTATAATCGGTAACCAACAAATAGGTGGAGGTtccaataataatgattccAATTATCCTCAAAACAGTAATGATACCAATCCTAATGTTTCTATGAGTTCAGTTGTACACAATCCAATCAATTCTAGTAATAACAACATtgcaaataattcattcaGTGATTTTAGCAAACTACAACAAGCATCAGTTCCTGTGTTAAGCGTATCAACAACTCCGCCAGCATTAGATAAAACTGTAGCCTCATTGGAAAACGATAACCAAACAGATAAAGCGTCAGATAATGAAAAACTAcctgaaaagaaaaagaagtttaaattatttggcAAGAAGAAATGA
- the RMI1 gene encoding Rmi1p (similar to Saccharomyces cerevisiae RMI1 (YPL024W); ancestral locus Anc_8.475), with protein MSIASIISQDITKVTNITFNKTGLNAREQLIINAFENEAWLNNLPDKTNKVVEQKCIKVDRDLLFQVLMVEQISISKTAQIDDYNIKLDPKNQKVDRLRANGTAISNDVSKYKVITQLDMEDSDNFSNGANNNTNLSNNSLNNRKNTVYKITLQAKSGDIFFAINTSPLAWVSCMLGSKLIIKAGTLFNRGVFVLQESSVVFLGGINRQWNDNKETKLCAYLKAKLDQEHKANINLKGSRKRKAVQ; from the coding sequence ATGTCTATAGCGTCGATCATATCGCAAGATATTACGAAAGTTACAAATATAACCTTTAATAAAACTGGTCTTAATGCTAGGGAACAACTTATAATAAACGCCTTCGAAAATGAAGCATGGTTGAATAATTTGCCagataaaacaaataaagtCGTCGAACAGAAATGTATCAAAGTTGACAGGGATTTGCTGTTTCAAGTTTTGATGGTTGAACAAATCTCCATCTCTAAGACAGCGCAAATTGATGATTATAACATAAAATTAGATccaaaaaatcaaaaagtAGATAGATTGAGAGCAAATGGGACCGCCATTAGTAACGATGTGAGTAAATATAAGGTAATAACGCAGTTAGACATGGAAGATTCTGATAATTTCAGTAACGGAGCAAATAATAACACAAATTTGTCgaataattcattaaataatagaaaGAATACTGtttataaaataacattGCAAGCAAAATCTGGTGATATATTCTTTGCTATAAACACTTCACCTTTGGCTTGGGTTTCATGTATGTTAGGCTCAAAGCTAATAATAAAGGCAGGAACTTTATTTAACAGAGGTGTATTTGTTTTACAGGAGTCAAGTGTAGTTTTCTTAGGCGGTATTAATCGCCAATGGAATGACAACAAAGAAACTAAACTATGTGCATATCTTAAAGCAAAGTTAGATCAAGAACATAAAGCTAATATCAATCTAAAGGGTTccagaaaaagaaaagctGTCCAATAA
- the ERG10 gene encoding acetyl-CoA C-acetyltransferase (similar to Saccharomyces cerevisiae ERG10 (YPL028W); ancestral locus Anc_8.479), which yields MSNKVYIVSTARTPIGSFQGALSAKTAVELGAIAVKGAFAKVPSIDVTKDVDEIFFGNVLTANNGQNPARQVALNAGLDNHIVATTVNKVCASGMKSIILGSQTILCGNADVVVVGGTESMTNTPYYMPAARAGARFGETKLVDGIQRDGINDAYDNNAMGVHAEKCAKDWEITREEQDNFAIGSYQKAQKATNEGKFKDEIVPVTIKGFRGKPDTIVDRDEEPPKLNVEKLKAARTVFQKENGTVTAPNASPLNDGAAAIILVSERKLKELNLTPLAVIKGWGEAAHQPADFTWAPALAVPKAVKHANISLDDIDYFEFNEAFSVVGIANPKILKLSQDKINVYGGAVAMGHPLGCSGARVIVTLLSVLRQEGGKLGVGAICNGGGGASSVVIERV from the coding sequence atgTCTAACAAAGTATACATTGTCTCCACCGCCAGAACCCCAATTGGTTCTTTCCAAGGTGCTTTATCTGCTAAGACTGCTGTTGAATTAGGTGCAATAGCTGTTAAAGGTGCTTTTGCAAAGGTTCCAAGTATTGATGTTACTAAAGATGTTGATGAAATTTTCTTTGGTAATGTCTTAACTGCTAACAATGGTCAAAACCCAGCTAGACAAGTTGCTTTAAATGCTGGTTTAGACAATCACATCGTCGCAACCACTGTCAACAAAGTGTGTGCTTCTGGTATGAAGAGTATCATTTTGGGTTCTCAAACTATTTTATGTGGTAATGCTGATGTTGTCGTTGTCGGCGGTACCGAATCTATGACTAACACTCCATATTACATGCCAGCCGCCAGAGCAGGTGCTAGATTTGGCGAAACTAAATTAGTCGATGGTATTCAAAGAGATGGTATCAACGATGCTTATGACAATAATGCTATGGGAGTTCACGCTGAAAAGTGTGCTAAAGACTGGGAAATCACCAGAGAAGAACAAGATAACTTTGCTATCGGTTCTTACCAAAAGGCTCAAAAAGCTACTAACGAAGGTAAATTCAAAGATGAAATTGTACCAGTTACTATTAAGGGTTTCAGAGGTAAGCCAGATACCATCGTTGACAGAGATGAAGAACCACCAAAATTaaatgttgaaaaattaaaggcTGCTAGAACTGTTTTCCAAAAGGAAAATGGTACCGTCACAGCTCCAAATGCTTCCCCATTAAACGATGGTGCTGCTGCCATTATTTTAGTTTctgaaagaaaattaaaggaaTTAAACTTAACACCATTAGCTGTCATTAAAGGTTGGGGTGAAGCTGCTCACCAACCAGCTGATTTCACCTGGGCTCCAGCCTTAGCTGTTCCAAAGGCTGTTAAGCATGCTAATATTTCTCTAGATGACATAGACTACTTTGAATTCAATGAAGCCTTCTCAGTGGTCGGTATTGCTAACCCAAAGATCTTAAAATTATCTCAAGACAAGATCAACGTTTACGGTGGCGCCGTCGCTATGGGCCATCCTCTAGGCTGTTCTGGTGCCAGAGTCATTGTTACATTATTATCCGTTCTAAGACAAGAAGGTGGTAAATTAGGTGTCGGTGCTATCTGTAATGGTGGTGGCGGCGCTTCTTCTGTTGTCATCGAAAGAGTTTAA